In Flavobacterium cerinum, one genomic interval encodes:
- a CDS encoding branched-chain amino acid transaminase — protein sequence MYYQENTIIYFDGSFVKATDAKTNLYSQSLHYGYAVFEGIKSYQTEKGTRIFKAEEHYDRLRFSAETLQMPFTYTTSELVDLSYEVLDRNGLGDAYLRPLVISSPNMALSKGKESQLVIEAWEWNNGYLNDKMRIMTSSYRRPNPEAFHVEAKVSGHYVNSILACQEAKDKGYDEALLLDANGHVAESSGANVFFEKDGVLFTPARGNILPGITRATVIEICKKLGIQVVEKCFKPEEMRGADAAFFCGTAAEVATLASLDDVPFTGKWEDSLSSRIQKAYRNLVLGKSINEV from the coding sequence ATGTATTATCAGGAAAACACTATTATTTATTTCGATGGAAGCTTTGTAAAAGCCACGGATGCAAAAACGAATTTGTACAGCCAATCACTTCATTACGGATATGCCGTTTTTGAAGGGATTAAATCGTATCAAACAGAAAAAGGAACCCGGATTTTTAAAGCGGAAGAACATTATGATCGCTTGCGTTTTTCTGCAGAGACACTGCAAATGCCTTTTACTTATACAACATCGGAACTGGTTGATTTATCTTATGAAGTACTGGATCGCAACGGACTCGGTGATGCCTATTTACGTCCGTTAGTAATCAGTTCGCCAAATATGGCACTGTCAAAAGGAAAAGAAAGTCAGCTGGTAATTGAAGCATGGGAATGGAACAATGGTTATCTAAATGATAAAATGCGAATTATGACCTCATCGTATCGCAGACCCAATCCGGAAGCATTTCATGTGGAAGCAAAAGTAAGCGGACATTACGTCAATTCGATTTTGGCTTGTCAGGAAGCAAAAGATAAAGGGTACGACGAAGCGTTGCTTTTAGATGCTAACGGACATGTAGCGGAAAGTTCGGGCGCGAATGTTTTTTTTGAAAAAGACGGCGTGCTGTTTACACCTGCAAGAGGTAATATTTTACCGGGAATTACACGGGCTACGGTTATTGAGATTTGTAAAAAATTGGGTATACAGGTTGTAGAAAAATGTTTTAAACCGGAAGAAATGCGCGGTGCAGATGCGGCTTTTTTCTGCGGAACTGCTGCTGAAGTCGCCACACTGGCATCCCTGGATGATGTTCCGTTTACCGGGAAGTGGGAAGATAGTTTAAGTAGCCGGATCCAAAAAGCGTATCGAAATCTGGTTTTAGGAAAAAGTATAAATGAAGTATAG
- a CDS encoding LodA/GoxA family CTQ-dependent oxidase translates to MDINNIKKVAIYPAIGVARIGNSKEYYLAPELPGVTPVAEGGFKDNDNLFKKQVPRFRIYALDENDKPLFEINTDTEDANIEWRVHVANRKAAWYQFNNALDLGKYSIPSTKRNGAVAEPDRDQLVIDPGPRTISGKNISGPAYQFDNGEFYGKKVPLGEIRTDDKGRLLFFGGDGKSESRLGIKAITFANNDDWHDDTSDGTVRAKVTIGGQTFEAKPAVVICTPPNFGQGLFPVVSMLDVVNDLYIREGWIKPRPEIDFYKDIYPILFRMSSTQWVNEGFFMLFGTNSPSDFGNPEFIRQLENPGAEYEAERRRVFEWFRDRKSEIYEPTKIPPHYGDLFGDYLALPAVDLAVTDTQYEKLRRWADGDFITGKPKEPVVFDELPVIAQTIALLKAPLEECLGGPFHPGIEITWPFRHLMMWSEPYRLKVLEEDSEVRDNYGGMLTSEIALSPGGPLDGSGPGSVTRWLGVPWQTDEASCLSGYDVTLYLPLPSFWSVRVPNTVLSKDSFDRLNVSTTNDGQKLKHFSYRVDWMRDFTTTYVTRINNMIAKWHQLGIITEHDLENPSQFLPEALWVETDRKGPTGADPTLIQVRHAEKEPLVAARGLMEETPRESQPLKRHEL, encoded by the coding sequence ATGGATATCAACAATATAAAAAAAGTAGCGATTTACCCGGCTATTGGGGTAGCGCGTATCGGAAATTCAAAAGAATATTATCTGGCTCCCGAATTACCGGGAGTGACACCGGTTGCAGAAGGTGGCTTTAAGGATAATGATAATCTGTTTAAAAAACAGGTCCCGCGTTTTCGTATTTATGCCTTAGATGAAAACGACAAACCGCTATTTGAAATTAACACCGATACTGAAGATGCGAATATTGAATGGCGTGTTCATGTGGCCAACCGAAAAGCAGCCTGGTATCAGTTTAATAATGCTCTTGATCTGGGAAAATACAGTATTCCCAGTACAAAACGTAACGGAGCCGTAGCCGAACCGGATCGTGATCAACTGGTAATCGATCCCGGACCGCGAACAATTAGCGGAAAAAATATATCCGGACCGGCTTATCAGTTTGACAACGGCGAGTTTTACGGTAAAAAAGTGCCGTTGGGTGAAATCCGAACCGATGATAAAGGACGTCTTTTGTTTTTTGGCGGAGACGGAAAAAGCGAATCCCGTTTGGGTATTAAAGCGATTACCTTTGCTAACAACGACGACTGGCATGATGACACTTCGGATGGTACCGTTAGAGCAAAAGTTACCATTGGCGGACAAACGTTTGAAGCAAAACCGGCTGTTGTAATCTGTACGCCTCCGAATTTCGGACAGGGACTATTCCCGGTCGTAAGTATGCTGGATGTAGTAAACGACTTATATATTCGTGAAGGATGGATCAAACCGCGACCGGAGATAGATTTTTATAAAGACATCTACCCTATTCTGTTTCGTATGAGCAGTACACAATGGGTAAATGAAGGTTTCTTTATGTTATTCGGTACAAATTCACCGAGTGATTTCGGAAATCCGGAATTTATCCGTCAACTGGAAAATCCGGGAGCAGAATATGAAGCCGAACGCAGACGGGTTTTTGAGTGGTTCCGAGATCGGAAATCTGAAATCTATGAACCGACTAAAATTCCACCGCATTACGGCGATTTATTCGGCGATTATCTGGCCCTTCCTGCCGTTGATCTGGCTGTAACCGATACGCAATATGAAAAACTGCGTCGTTGGGCTGATGGTGATTTTATTACCGGAAAACCAAAAGAACCGGTTGTTTTTGATGAATTACCGGTAATCGCACAAACAATTGCGCTATTAAAAGCACCTTTGGAAGAATGCCTTGGCGGTCCTTTTCACCCCGGAATTGAAATTACATGGCCATTCCGACATCTGATGATGTGGAGCGAGCCGTATCGTTTAAAAGTACTTGAAGAAGATTCTGAAGTTCGGGATAATTACGGCGGAATGCTGACTTCCGAAATTGCATTATCTCCGGGCGGACCATTAGACGGTAGCGGACCGGGTTCTGTAACCCGTTGGTTGGGAGTACCGTGGCAAACGGACGAAGCAAGTTGCCTTTCCGGTTATGATGTAACTTTGTATCTGCCGTTACCCTCGTTCTGGTCGGTTCGAGTACCGAATACCGTATTATCAAAGGATAGTTTTGATCGGTTGAATGTATCCACAACGAACGACGGACAAAAATTAAAGCATTTTTCTTATCGTGTAGACTGGATGCGTGATTTTACTACAACTTATGTTACCCGTATCAACAATATGATTGCTAAGTGGCATCAATTGGGTATTATTACCGAGCATGATCTGGAAAACCCGTCTCAATTCCTTCCGGAAGCATTATGGGTGGAAACCGATCGCAAAGGACCTACCGGTGCCGATCCTACTCTGATACAAGTACGTCATGCTGAAAAAGAACCGCTTGTTGCTGCAAGAGGATTAATGGAAGAAACACCACGTGAAAGTCAACCTTTAAAACGACACGAATTATAA
- a CDS encoding FAD-dependent monooxygenase produces the protein MVGGGPAGLSAALTLQKESVSCLVIDYRQENSFKPGESLAPGANFIMAQLGLDGIPISGYHHQYVGNNVVWGDTTPRERYFLNEPYGNGLHLNRIVFENQLFESANDRGITILQQYRIKEISETTDRIFIECLSPSGDCIVIETDFILDCSGRSGIVAKKLGIKRTTLDHLASYHFMITQPDAVLNGMTYIESVEDGWWYMAPVHDNKTVVNFMSDTDLHTIRPDFFEEWLSQKLSETLHFSSLISKDAFNTLIHTGIKTATTSFLDIPGGNRWLAVGDALCSYDPLTSFGITNALTSGHAAAKAIQGLIQGNATAASDYLSGQMHLFNKSVTMLQNQYRQEQRWTNEPFWKRRL, from the coding sequence ATTGTTGGAGGAGGTCCTGCCGGTCTGTCCGCAGCCCTTACTTTACAAAAGGAATCCGTATCCTGTCTGGTTATCGATTATCGTCAGGAAAATAGTTTCAAACCCGGTGAGTCATTAGCACCGGGGGCGAATTTTATCATGGCGCAACTCGGACTTGACGGGATACCGATTTCCGGTTATCACCATCAGTATGTAGGGAATAACGTTGTGTGGGGTGATACTACGCCCCGCGAGCGTTATTTTTTAAATGAACCTTACGGAAACGGATTACATCTGAATCGGATCGTTTTTGAAAATCAATTATTCGAATCCGCCAATGATCGCGGAATCACGATACTACAACAATATCGGATTAAAGAAATTTCCGAAACAACCGACCGGATTTTTATCGAATGCCTTTCCCCTTCCGGTGATTGTATTGTTATTGAAACTGATTTTATACTGGATTGTAGCGGCCGATCGGGAATTGTAGCTAAAAAATTAGGAATAAAACGAACCACTTTAGATCATTTAGCTTCCTATCATTTTATGATTACACAACCGGATGCTGTTTTAAATGGGATGACATATATCGAATCGGTGGAAGACGGTTGGTGGTATATGGCTCCGGTTCACGATAATAAAACGGTTGTTAATTTTATGTCGGATACCGATCTGCATACAATCCGACCCGATTTCTTTGAAGAATGGTTGTCTCAAAAGTTATCTGAAACACTTCATTTTTCATCTCTGATTTCAAAAGATGCCTTTAATACACTTATTCATACCGGAATAAAAACCGCTACAACTTCATTCCTCGATATTCCCGGCGGCAACCGATGGCTCGCTGTTGGTGATGCTTTGTGTTCCTATGATCCGCTAACGTCTTTTGGGATAACCAATGCGTTAACTTCCGGACATGCCGCAGCCAAAGCCATTCAGGGATTAATACAAGGAAATGCGACTGCTGCTTCAGATTATTTATCCGGACAAATGCATCTTTTTAATAAATCGGTTACAATGCTTCAAAATCAATACCGTCAAGAACAACGTTGGACGAATGAACCGTTCTGGAAACGCCGTTTATAG
- a CDS encoding Bax inhibitor-1/YccA family protein, translated as MNTENIIVAHASELEKATFYKKTYLHVALAILAFIVVESILIRVVPIEWIAAMVSMKYAWLFILGLFWLGSMFSEKMSFNPSRQQQYFGLGLYVILQAIIFLPMIVIAVAITNSAELITQAAIITLFMFSGLTAVVFFTRTDFSFLRTALIVGGFISLGLIVAGAIFGFNLGLWFSVGMVILASGSILYQTHQIKNQYGTQQYVGAALQLFSSVMLLFWYVLRILMSRRN; from the coding sequence ATGAATACAGAAAACATCATTGTAGCCCATGCTTCTGAACTGGAAAAAGCTACGTTTTACAAAAAGACTTATTTACATGTTGCATTAGCTATTCTGGCTTTTATTGTTGTAGAAAGCATTTTAATCCGTGTAGTTCCAATAGAATGGATCGCTGCTATGGTAAGTATGAAATATGCCTGGTTATTTATCCTTGGTTTATTCTGGTTAGGTTCTATGTTTTCCGAGAAAATGAGTTTTAATCCGTCCCGCCAACAACAATATTTCGGTTTAGGATTGTATGTAATACTTCAGGCTATTATTTTTCTTCCGATGATCGTAATTGCCGTAGCGATTACGAATAGTGCAGAATTAATTACGCAAGCTGCTATTATTACTTTATTTATGTTTTCCGGATTAACGGCAGTGGTATTTTTTACCCGAACTGATTTTTCCTTTTTAAGAACGGCACTTATTGTGGGTGGTTTTATTTCTTTAGGACTAATCGTTGCCGGTGCTATTTTCGGATTTAATCTTGGATTATGGTTCTCTGTCGGTATGGTAATCCTGGCTTCCGGTAGTATTCTTTATCAAACGCATCAAATTAAAAATCAATACGGTACACAACAATATGTTGGAGCCGCATTACAATTATTTTCATCGGTAATGCTTTTATTCTGGTATGTTTTACGCATCCTGATGAGCCGAAGAAACTAA
- a CDS encoding DNA-deoxyinosine glycosylase codes for MLIYSFPSVSAANARILILGTMPGIPSLMAGEYYGNVRNNFWKLMFTILDVPFSADYTVKKTVLIENRIALWDVLQACKREGSLDSAIEQEIPNDFTAFLEQHPEITHIFFNGQKAAAYFKKYVTTSKKYELVVLPSTSPANAGKNFESKLKEWENIRKPIGR; via the coding sequence ATGTTGATTTATTCTTTTCCTTCGGTATCGGCTGCTAATGCCCGGATTTTAATACTGGGTACCATGCCCGGAATTCCGTCATTAATGGCCGGTGAGTATTATGGTAACGTCCGGAATAATTTCTGGAAATTGATGTTTACCATTTTGGATGTGCCTTTTTCAGCGGATTATACAGTTAAAAAGACAGTATTGATTGAAAACAGAATTGCACTTTGGGATGTATTGCAGGCCTGTAAAAGAGAAGGGAGTCTGGATAGTGCGATTGAACAGGAAATACCAAATGATTTTACGGCTTTTTTAGAACAACATCCGGAAATAACCCATATCTTTTTTAACGGGCAAAAAGCAGCGGCTTATTTTAAAAAGTACGTTACAACGTCAAAAAAATATGAATTGGTGGTATTACCGTCTACCAGTCCTGCTAATGCAGGGAAAAATTTTGAGTCAAAACTAAAGGAATGGGAGAATATCCGAAAACCGATAGGACGATAA
- a CDS encoding sensor histidine kinase — MEKWIEPKTIMLWIIIAITVVSILVFSFIRLAYLNFKQMAEAQLEESRLKLEHQKKLLENGILVQEQERTRIAADLHDSLIGKLTSLKLKHQLEYNYDEMDHLLKESIADARRISHDLSPPMLEFISLCELIDGIIAPWKKNIAVDFYHDVRTNVDMPNTIKIQFTRVLQELITNIYKHAGASVITIHLRQSERLLCLLVTDNGKGFNPNQNKKGLGLQNIELRMHYLNGKHKIKPLRKGTSALLLLDYTDLI, encoded by the coding sequence ATGGAAAAATGGATAGAACCTAAAACCATTATGTTATGGATTATCATTGCTATTACAGTGGTTTCCATACTGGTTTTCTCCTTTATACGACTCGCTTATCTAAACTTCAAACAAATGGCGGAAGCCCAGCTTGAAGAATCCCGGTTAAAACTGGAACATCAGAAAAAACTGCTTGAAAACGGAATATTAGTACAGGAACAGGAACGTACCCGTATTGCTGCCGATTTGCACGATTCCCTGATCGGAAAACTGACTTCGTTAAAATTAAAGCACCAATTGGAGTACAATTATGACGAAATGGACCATTTATTAAAAGAAAGTATAGCCGATGCGCGAAGAATTTCACATGATTTGAGTCCACCTATGTTAGAATTTATATCTTTGTGTGAATTAATTGACGGAATTATAGCGCCCTGGAAAAAAAACATTGCGGTCGATTTTTATCATGATGTTCGTACGAATGTCGATATGCCCAACACGATAAAGATTCAGTTTACCCGCGTTTTACAGGAGCTTATTACAAACATTTACAAGCATGCCGGTGCATCGGTGATTACAATACACCTACGTCAGAGTGAACGATTGTTATGTCTTTTGGTAACAGATAACGGAAAAGGATTTAATCCGAACCAAAATAAAAAAGGGCTCGGCTTACAGAATATCGAACTCCGAATGCATTACCTGAACGGAAAACATAAAATCAAACCGCTTCGAAAAGGCACCTCGGCTTTGTTATTATTAGATTATACAGACCTGATATGA
- a CDS encoding response regulator transcription factor has protein sequence MNTIRIAITDDDGLIVKLLESFLGMQPGFEVIFTAESGDDLISYLESAAILPDVLLLDLKMKGMDGIEVTKHLKANFPEIRIVIVSSHYQRSFMNFMLKTGASAFLPKGVSPTLLSEIIPTVHQKGIFFMEDQMEAIREQVTSKTAQKSIFDNGTELSKREIDVLRLISQQKTAKEIGDTLFITARTVEGHKNNLFVKTGAKNIAGLVIYAIQNNIISVDELPMI, from the coding sequence ATGAATACCATTCGAATTGCAATAACAGACGACGACGGTTTAATTGTAAAATTACTGGAAAGCTTTCTTGGCATGCAGCCGGGATTTGAAGTAATCTTTACAGCTGAAAGTGGTGACGACCTGATTTCTTACCTGGAATCGGCCGCAATACTTCCTGATGTCTTGTTATTAGACCTGAAAATGAAAGGAATGGATGGTATCGAGGTTACAAAACACCTAAAAGCAAATTTCCCTGAAATCCGGATTGTAATTGTGTCTTCACATTACCAACGTTCTTTTATGAACTTTATGCTTAAAACCGGAGCTTCCGCTTTTTTACCCAAAGGTGTATCCCCTACACTGCTTTCAGAAATTATTCCTACGGTTCATCAAAAAGGCATCTTCTTTATGGAAGACCAAATGGAAGCCATCCGGGAACAAGTTACTTCTAAAACCGCACAAAAATCCATTTTCGATAACGGCACCGAACTTTCTAAAAGAGAAATTGATGTATTGCGCTTAATCAGTCAGCAAAAAACGGCAAAAGAAATCGGTGACACTCTTTTTATTACAGCGCGTACTGTTGAAGGTCATAAAAACAACCTTTTTGTTAAAACAGGCGCCAAAAATATTGCCGGATTAGTCATTTATGCCATACAGAATAACATTATCAGTGTGGACGAATTGCCTATGATATAA
- a CDS encoding ClbS/DfsB family four-helix bundle protein produces MAVPTTKEELVNAIHTNYQKLRKELETIPVELTVAEELEGHAKDTMMSVNNLIAYLIGWGELVLKWNKKKDNGETVDFPETGYKWNELGKLAQKFYTDYKDEDYSVLLQKLDITVDHIMILINGKSNEALYERSWYEKWTLGRMIQFNTASPYNNARGRIRKWKKSKE; encoded by the coding sequence ATGGCGGTTCCCACTACAAAAGAAGAATTAGTAAATGCAATCCATACGAACTATCAAAAACTTCGAAAGGAATTAGAAACAATTCCTGTAGAACTGACCGTGGCTGAAGAATTGGAAGGACACGCCAAGGATACAATGATGAGCGTGAACAATTTGATAGCTTATCTTATCGGTTGGGGTGAATTGGTTTTGAAATGGAATAAGAAGAAGGATAACGGTGAAACGGTTGATTTTCCGGAAACCGGCTATAAATGGAATGAACTGGGAAAACTGGCACAAAAATTCTATACCGATTATAAAGATGAGGATTACAGTGTGTTGTTACAAAAACTGGACATTACAGTTGATCATATAATGATATTGATAAACGGGAAATCCAATGAAGCGTTATATGAAAGGAGTTGGTATGAAAAATGGACATTGGGACGTATGATTCAGTTTAATACGGCATCACCCTATAATAACGCACGGGGAAGAATACGTAAATGGAAAAAGAGTAAAGAATAA
- a CDS encoding efflux RND transporter periplasmic adaptor subunit, with protein sequence MKNKVIHAIAFLGTAALVVGCQTSAKEKETQATEAQQPALETFAPKKEILATELRMPAEITGFQQVDIYAKVSSYVKELKADIGTQVKKGQLLMVLEAPELSAQLSAAQSRLKSQEAVYTASRSTYNRLFETSKVEGTVSRNDLEVAEARKNSDFAQYQAAKAAYNEIQTLLGYLLIRAPFDGVVATRNVNHGAYVGPAGKGSELPLMTIQQQNKLRLSVYVPEQYSGYLKNGEALKFSVKSLPGQDFSATIARMSGALDSKLRSERVEMDVINAGNKLLPGMVAEVQLPLTAKDSTYVVPKSAVVTSSEGIYVISVADHKTSRLPVQKGRILEDKIEVFGAITKDMLLIKQASEEIQDGTPVK encoded by the coding sequence ATGAAAAATAAAGTAATACATGCAATTGCATTTTTAGGAACGGCAGCACTGGTAGTAGGCTGTCAGACTTCAGCAAAGGAAAAGGAAACGCAGGCAACGGAAGCGCAGCAACCGGCTTTGGAGACCTTTGCTCCGAAAAAAGAAATACTGGCAACGGAATTGCGTATGCCGGCTGAAATTACAGGATTCCAGCAAGTGGATATTTATGCGAAAGTGAGCAGTTATGTAAAAGAACTAAAAGCAGATATCGGAACGCAAGTGAAAAAAGGTCAACTTCTGATGGTTTTGGAAGCACCGGAATTAAGCGCACAGTTATCGGCAGCTCAATCCCGTTTAAAATCACAGGAAGCGGTTTATACAGCCAGTAGAAGTACGTACAACCGTCTTTTTGAAACCAGTAAAGTAGAGGGAACGGTTTCCCGTAATGATTTGGAAGTAGCGGAAGCACGCAAAAATTCTGATTTTGCACAATATCAGGCAGCAAAAGCGGCTTATAACGAGATTCAGACCTTATTAGGGTATTTGTTAATCCGGGCTCCGTTTGACGGTGTTGTGGCGACGCGTAACGTAAATCACGGTGCATATGTCGGTCCGGCCGGAAAAGGTTCTGAATTGCCGTTAATGACTATTCAGCAGCAAAATAAATTACGTCTTTCGGTTTATGTTCCGGAACAGTATTCCGGTTATTTAAAAAACGGGGAAGCGTTGAAATTTTCGGTTAAATCATTGCCGGGTCAGGATTTTTCGGCTACAATTGCCCGTATGTCAGGAGCTTTGGATAGTAAATTACGTTCGGAGCGTGTGGAAATGGATGTGATTAATGCCGGAAATAAACTGTTACCGGGTATGGTGGCGGAAGTGCAATTACCCTTAACGGCAAAAGACAGTACGTATGTGGTGCCGAAATCGGCGGTGGTAACATCGAGTGAGGGAATTTATGTGATATCGGTTGCCGATCATAAAACGAGTCGCTTACCGGTTCAAAAAGGACGTATTCTGGAAGATAAAATCGAAGTTTTCGGAGCAATTACAAAAGATATGCTTTTGATTAAACAGGCTTCAGAGGAAATTCAGGACGGAACTCCGGTGAAATAA